In one window of Falco cherrug isolate bFalChe1 chromosome 10, bFalChe1.pri, whole genome shotgun sequence DNA:
- the INAFM2 gene encoding putative transmembrane protein INAFM2, whose product MKEKEAGAERGKPATYTGDKKARMAAKTNKKWVRLATVLAYVLSVSLAAIVLAVYYSLIWQPVRGGSSGPGPAAGTSQPRTAPPSGPAAGQPPAAPTQEAPPPPPRTGPGPGSDAGVAQTGRPAASPLPPGPEAGAAALRRVRGSP is encoded by the coding sequence ATGAAAGAGAAGGAGGCAGGGGCGGAGCGGGGCAAGCCCGCCACTTACACCGGGGACAAGAAGGCGCGCATGGCGGCCAAGACCAACAAGAAGTGGGTGCGCCTGGCCACCGTGCTGGCCTACGTCCTCTCCGTCTCGCTGGCCGCCATCGTCCTCGCCGTCTACTACAGCCTCATCTGGCAGCCGGTGCGCGGCGGCTCctccggccccggccccgccgccggcacctcgcagccccgcaccgcgccgccGTCGGGCCCCGCGGCCGGCcagccgcccgccgcgcccaCGCAGgaggccccgccgccgccgccgcggacGGGCCCGGGCCCCGGCTCCGACGCCGGCGTCGCCCAGACGGGCCGCCCGGCCGCCTCCCCGCTGCCGCCCGGGCCCGAGGCGGGGGCCGCCGCGCTGCGCCGGGTGCGTGGCAGCCCCTGA